In Phormidium yuhuli AB48, one genomic interval encodes:
- the hrcA gene encoding heat-inducible transcriptional repressor HrcA, with amino-acid sequence MTGQFALTDRQQQILWATVRHYIATAEPVGSKSLVDDYNLSVSSATIRSGMGLLEKAGMLYQPHTSAGRVPSDFGYRVYVDYLMTPSDTLADQAQRLFTERLNWETWSLEAVLRGAAQILSTLSGYITLISLPQLHTASLRHLQLLQVDPGQVMLIVVTDAYQTQSMLMSVPSPDDDGEDGLDPDILDRELQILSNFLNSQLRGKAIADLAALDWGELDRQFQRYADSLKTLFVDLAQRLEQPLMSPMAISGLAEVLRQPEFTELQQIQSLVQLLEEEQEQLFPLIFEPSERPGGDRRVNVRIGSENPLEPIRSCTLVSATYRRGSQAVGSLSLLGPTRMTYDGAITMVQAAADYLSHQLSLMDS; translated from the coding sequence ATGACTGGGCAATTCGCGTTAACGGATCGACAACAACAGATTCTCTGGGCGACCGTCCGTCACTACATTGCGACGGCGGAACCGGTCGGCTCAAAATCCCTGGTGGATGACTATAACTTAAGTGTGAGTTCGGCTACGATTCGCTCGGGGATGGGACTTCTGGAAAAAGCCGGAATGTTATATCAACCCCACACCTCCGCCGGCCGGGTTCCTTCAGACTTCGGCTATCGAGTCTATGTGGACTATCTCATGACTCCCTCCGATACCCTCGCCGATCAGGCCCAACGGCTGTTCACAGAACGCCTCAATTGGGAAACCTGGAGTTTAGAGGCGGTGTTACGGGGGGCCGCCCAGATTCTCTCAACCCTCAGCGGTTACATCACCCTTATCTCCCTCCCACAACTGCACACCGCCAGTTTGCGGCATTTGCAACTGTTGCAAGTCGACCCCGGTCAGGTGATGCTGATTGTGGTCACCGATGCCTATCAAACCCAATCCATGTTGATGAGTGTCCCCAGTCCCGACGATGACGGCGAGGATGGCCTTGATCCGGACATTCTCGATCGCGAATTACAAATCCTCTCCAACTTCCTCAACAGCCAATTACGGGGAAAAGCGATCGCCGACTTAGCCGCCTTAGATTGGGGAGAACTCGATCGCCAATTCCAACGCTACGCCGACAGTCTCAAAACCCTATTTGTGGATTTGGCCCAACGCCTCGAACAGCCACTGATGAGTCCCATGGCCATCAGTGGCTTAGCGGAAGTCTTGCGCCAACCCGAGTTTACGGAACTGCAACAGATTCAGTCTCTGGTGCAACTGTTGGAGGAAGAACAGGAACAACTATTTCCCCTAATCTTTGAACCCTCAGAACGGCCGGGGGGCGATCGCCGAGTCAATGTCCGCATCGGGTCTGAGAATCCCCTAGAACCGATCCGCTCCTGCACCCTCGTCTCAGCCACCTATCGCCGAGGGTCCCAAGCCGTCGGAAGTCTCAGTCTCCTCGGCCCCACCCGCATGACCTACGACGGGGCCATCACCATGGTCCAAGCCGCCGCCGACTACCTCTCCCACCAACTCAGTCTCATGGACAGTTAA
- a CDS encoding ABC1 kinase family protein, whose amino-acid sequence MLVKASPKPLRWQRTRTSLFARQVEIFAATGKLLWFLGCDRLRGKRDSKHRQQRAQWLVNTLLDLGPTFIKIGQALSTRGDLLPLEYIRALSQLQDKVPPFSSDEAIALIERELKNSLHSLYRDFDYHPIAAASLGQVHKARLHSGEEVVVKVQRPGLEKLFNLDFQVLYQQVVLAERLFHWTRKYDLESIYNEFRTYIYEEIDYIHEGKNAERFRENFSDSEDILVPKVYWRYTTSKVLTLEYMPGIKINDKKTLESLGIDVRELNTMGIGCYLKQLLIDGFFHTDPHPGNMAVTPEGQIIFYDFGMMSEINSLNQAEMTRSFFAVLRKDTDEVLETLISMGLVEELSDMTPVRNLVQFALDRFRDRPIEFQEFGALKQELYTMFEQQPFRLPAQMTFVLKALGTLDGIARTLDNQYSLIGCAKPFVKTLVVENQSGRGQVFGELTRQAKGFLNQRFNRPSRAEVLIQELQGRLERGEFQFRTNSPEIERQMQRIQLMLTVLVYACITGFSVLSGAVFISGTYPIAAFIAFSISGLSGLFFLKALLIFIIRDRF is encoded by the coding sequence ATGTTAGTCAAAGCATCTCCGAAACCCTTGCGTTGGCAACGCACCCGAACCTCTCTATTTGCCCGTCAGGTCGAAATTTTTGCCGCCACTGGGAAGCTATTATGGTTTCTCGGCTGCGATCGCCTGCGGGGGAAACGGGACTCGAAACATCGTCAACAACGGGCCCAGTGGCTGGTGAACACCCTTCTGGATTTGGGGCCCACCTTCATCAAAATTGGTCAAGCCCTCTCTACCCGAGGGGATTTACTGCCCCTCGAATATATCCGGGCCCTGTCCCAACTCCAGGATAAAGTACCACCCTTCTCCTCGGACGAGGCGATCGCCCTCATCGAACGGGAACTCAAAAACTCCCTCCACAGCCTCTATCGAGACTTTGACTATCATCCCATCGCCGCCGCCAGTCTCGGACAAGTCCATAAAGCCCGACTTCATAGTGGTGAGGAAGTTGTGGTGAAAGTCCAACGGCCCGGCCTCGAAAAACTCTTCAATCTCGATTTCCAGGTTCTTTATCAACAGGTTGTCCTAGCAGAACGCCTCTTTCACTGGACTCGCAAGTATGACCTTGAGTCGATTTATAATGAGTTTCGTACTTATATTTATGAAGAAATCGACTATATTCATGAAGGCAAAAATGCTGAGCGCTTTCGAGAAAATTTTTCTGACTCTGAGGATATTTTAGTCCCAAAAGTCTATTGGCGCTATACCACCTCCAAGGTCTTAACCCTAGAATATATGCCGGGCATTAAAATCAATGATAAAAAGACCCTAGAATCCCTTGGCATTGACGTCCGAGAACTCAATACGATGGGCATTGGCTGCTATCTCAAACAACTCCTAATTGATGGCTTTTTCCATACTGACCCCCATCCTGGCAATATGGCCGTCACCCCCGAGGGACAGATTATTTTTTATGACTTCGGCATGATGTCCGAGATTAACTCCCTCAATCAAGCCGAAATGACCCGAAGTTTCTTCGCCGTCTTACGCAAAGATACCGATGAAGTTCTCGAAACTCTCATTTCGATGGGATTAGTGGAAGAACTCTCTGATATGACCCCAGTGCGAAACTTGGTGCAATTTGCCTTAGACCGCTTCCGCGATCGCCCCATCGAATTTCAGGAGTTTGGCGCCTTAAAACAGGAACTCTACACCATGTTTGAACAACAGCCATTCCGACTTCCTGCCCAAATGACCTTTGTCCTCAAAGCCCTAGGAACCCTCGATGGCATTGCCAGAACCTTAGACAATCAATATAGTCTAATTGGCTGTGCCAAGCCCTTTGTCAAGACCTTAGTCGTGGAAAACCAAAGTGGTCGCGGACAAGTCTTTGGAGAACTCACCCGTCAAGCCAAAGGCTTTCTCAATCAACGCTTCAACCGTCCTAGCCGTGCCGAAGTCCTCATCCAAGAACTCCAAGGCCGACTCGAACGGGGAGAATTTCAATTTCGCACCAACTCCCCAGAAATCGAGCGACAAATGCAGCGCATCCAGTTAATGTTAACGGTGTTAGTGTATGCCTGCATCACAGGATTCTCCGTACTCTCAGGGGCTGTTTTCATCTCAGGAACCTATCCAATCGCCGCCTTTATCGCCTTTAGCATCTCAGGATTATCCGGCTTATTTTTCCTAAAAGCCCTCCTAATTTTCATCATCCGAGACCGCTTTTAG
- the speA gene encoding biosynthetic arginine decarboxylase translates to MSDTVSQNGTGPQPPSSSSWTIEDSEDLYRIRGWGDPYFGINSAGHITVSPQGDRGGSLDLYELVEALKKRNLELPLLLRFSDILEDRIERLNACFAKAIARYNYPGVYRGVFPVKCNQQRHIIEDLVRFGNPYHFGLEAGSKPELLIALASLKTPDSLLICNGYKDRGYIETAMLATRLGQHPIIVLEQPEEVELVISVSQQLGIKPVVGVRAKLSAKGIGRWGGSSGDRAKFGLTIPEIITAVDQLRQANLLDSLQLLHYHIGSQISCISAIKDAIREASQIYVELAQLGAKMQYLDVGGGLGVDYDGSKTNFYASKNYNMQNYANDIVAEVKEACDEKQQAVPTLISESGRAIASHHSLLIFNVLGSSDAPSGIPEVGPEKEHLILRNLRETYDSITPETYQEAYHDAVQFKDEATSIFSFGYLSLRERAKAEQLYWACCRKIYDIVRQQADVPTELEVLEKTLASMYYANLSIFRSAPDSWAIEQLFPILPIHRLNEEPSLRGTLADLTCDSDGKIDRFIDRLQSKSILELHPLKPGEPYYLGMFLVGAYQEIMGNLHNLFGDTNAVHIHLTPNGYEIEHLVKGDTMTEVLEYVEYNAKDLLENVRKATEAALQTGKISIEESQRLLQNYEQSLRSYTYLA, encoded by the coding sequence ATGAGTGACACCGTTTCCCAGAATGGGACAGGTCCCCAACCCCCCTCATCCTCCTCTTGGACCATCGAAGATAGCGAAGACCTCTATCGCATCCGGGGTTGGGGAGATCCCTATTTCGGGATTAACTCCGCCGGCCATATCACCGTCTCTCCCCAGGGCGATCGCGGCGGGTCGTTAGATCTCTATGAACTGGTGGAGGCCCTCAAAAAGCGCAACCTAGAACTCCCCCTACTGCTGCGTTTTAGCGATATTCTCGAAGACCGTATCGAACGGCTGAACGCTTGCTTCGCCAAGGCGATCGCCCGCTACAACTATCCGGGAGTCTATCGAGGGGTCTTCCCCGTCAAGTGCAACCAGCAGCGCCACATCATCGAAGACTTAGTACGCTTCGGAAACCCCTATCACTTCGGCTTAGAAGCCGGTTCCAAACCAGAACTCCTCATCGCCTTAGCCAGCCTCAAAACCCCCGATTCCCTACTCATCTGTAACGGCTACAAAGATCGCGGCTATATCGAAACCGCCATGTTAGCCACCCGCTTAGGCCAACACCCCATCATCGTCCTGGAACAACCCGAAGAAGTGGAGTTAGTCATCTCCGTTAGCCAACAGTTGGGAATTAAACCCGTGGTGGGAGTTCGTGCCAAACTGAGTGCTAAAGGAATTGGTCGCTGGGGAGGGTCCAGTGGCGATCGCGCTAAATTCGGTCTCACCATCCCGGAAATCATCACGGCTGTCGACCAACTCCGCCAGGCCAACCTCCTCGATAGCCTACAACTGCTGCACTATCACATCGGTTCGCAAATCTCCTGTATTAGCGCCATCAAAGACGCCATCCGCGAAGCCAGCCAAATCTACGTGGAACTGGCCCAACTCGGCGCGAAGATGCAATATCTCGATGTGGGAGGCGGCTTAGGAGTCGATTACGACGGGTCCAAAACCAACTTCTACGCCTCGAAAAACTACAATATGCAGAACTACGCCAATGACATCGTGGCGGAAGTTAAAGAAGCCTGCGACGAGAAACAGCAAGCCGTCCCCACCCTCATCAGCGAAAGTGGTCGGGCCATCGCCTCCCACCACTCCCTCCTTATCTTCAATGTCCTCGGAAGCAGTGACGCACCCTCGGGGATTCCCGAAGTGGGGCCCGAGAAAGAACATCTGATTTTACGCAACCTGCGGGAAACCTACGACTCCATCACCCCGGAGACGTACCAGGAGGCCTACCACGATGCGGTTCAGTTCAAAGATGAAGCCACCAGTATCTTCAGTTTTGGCTATCTCAGTCTCAGGGAACGGGCCAAAGCTGAACAACTCTACTGGGCCTGTTGTCGTAAAATCTATGACATCGTGCGCCAGCAAGCGGATGTTCCGACGGAATTAGAGGTTCTGGAAAAGACCCTGGCCTCGATGTACTACGCCAATCTCTCCATTTTCCGCTCCGCACCCGATAGTTGGGCGATCGAGCAATTATTCCCCATTCTCCCAATCCACCGTCTCAACGAGGAACCCAGTTTACGGGGAACCCTGGCCGATCTCACCTGTGACAGTGACGGAAAAATTGATCGCTTTATCGATCGCCTACAAAGCAAATCCATCCTGGAACTCCATCCCCTCAAACCGGGAGAACCCTATTATCTGGGGATGTTCCTTGTGGGGGCCTACCAGGAGATTATGGGAAATCTCCATAACCTCTTTGGAGATACCAACGCGGTTCATATCCACCTCACTCCCAATGGCTACGAAATTGAACATCTGGTCAAGGGAGATACGATGACGGAGGTCTTGGAATATGTGGAGTACAACGCAAAGGACTTGCTAGAGAATGTCCGCAAGGCCACTGAAGCCGCGTTACAAACGGGCAAAATCTCGATTGAGGAGTCTCAGCGGCTTTTGCAGAACTATGAACAGAGTTTGCGGAGTTATACGTATTTGGCTTGA
- a CDS encoding calcium-binding protein has protein sequence MLDINDFALVYLDETTDTFMGNGQNQLIIGGIMNDTIFAGGGNNWILGGVGNDVIEGGSGDDSLYGGQGDDLIIVNDGNNFISGDLGNDTLYGGSGQDTMVGGAGNNVLFAREGNNFLFGNPGNDVLYSGNGDDSIYGGRGNDVIIAEMGNNLLSGDLGDDSIYGGSGDDTIYGGDGNNYISARRGNNLIFGDSGDDTIFAGSGNDTIYGGNGNNFLMGGLGDDLIYGEMGDDTLYGGRGQNTLHGGQGRDVFVLTPNTGGMEASLADVIADYTVNEDSLLLMGGLHGDRLEFLAGEGELAGDTLIRDRETGEYLAILKHITNPQEIEMASDLDAPDMEIGLGEDFEFDEMESDTPVEDIADDSEEPPVEDEPPVAGEPPVQDDDSEEPPVEDDPPVEDDDSEEPPVEDEEDEEPPVEDEEEDEEDEEDEEDEEEPPVEDEEEEPPVGDEEDVISEPLPAAISTTAVQFTPTTDEATLAASNAQRLTLGSQTIYIGYWQKTGINQDPIIASFDSENPANNWVRTDYESTGADGRGYGLFWDGQNLYATFSTDGTQGDPSQDWRRATGGATQQWLRSYGSGTGKVAVLGRIDPSTGDLLDAAFLSSRLNEEGRINSLQITDITTNEAGNLVVSANSWFSPRNPDGSRMTQVDDTLSSPFDYTVEITPDLNTVISTSAVGWA, from the coding sequence ATGCTAGATATAAACGATTTTGCCCTAGTTTACCTTGATGAAACCACTGATACATTCATGGGAAATGGACAAAACCAACTCATTATCGGTGGAATTATGAACGACACCATTTTTGCTGGGGGTGGTAATAACTGGATCTTGGGTGGTGTTGGTAATGATGTCATCGAAGGGGGTTCTGGTGATGATAGCCTCTATGGGGGACAAGGGGATGACCTCATCATTGTGAATGACGGGAATAATTTTATCAGTGGAGACCTGGGCAACGATACCCTCTATGGGGGCAGCGGTCAGGATACAATGGTTGGTGGTGCTGGGAATAATGTCTTATTTGCTAGAGAGGGCAATAATTTCCTATTTGGTAACCCAGGAAATGATGTCCTTTATAGTGGGAATGGGGATGATTCTATCTATGGCGGACGTGGCAATGATGTGATTATTGCCGAAATGGGGAATAACCTGCTCAGTGGTGATTTAGGCGATGATTCTATCTATGGTGGCTCAGGGGATGACACCATTTATGGCGGAGATGGGAATAACTATATTTCAGCCAGGCGGGGGAATAACCTGATTTTTGGTGATTCAGGTGATGACACCATTTTTGCGGGATCTGGCAACGATACCATTTATGGGGGAAATGGCAATAATTTCTTGATGGGGGGTCTAGGAGATGACCTGATTTACGGTGAAATGGGAGATGACACCCTCTATGGGGGTCGGGGTCAGAATACCCTTCATGGCGGACAGGGACGGGATGTGTTTGTCCTGACTCCGAACACTGGGGGAATGGAGGCCTCACTCGCTGATGTGATTGCGGATTACACCGTCAATGAAGACTCTCTATTGTTGATGGGGGGATTACATGGCGATCGCCTAGAGTTTTTGGCGGGAGAGGGAGAGTTGGCTGGAGATACGCTGATTCGCGATCGTGAAACCGGAGAATATCTCGCTATCCTCAAGCACATCACAAACCCTCAGGAGATTGAGATGGCCAGTGATTTGGATGCTCCCGATATGGAGATTGGACTTGGAGAAGACTTTGAGTTTGATGAGATGGAGTCTGATACTCCAGTCGAGGATATAGCTGACGACTCTGAAGAACCTCCTGTAGAAGATGAACCTCCTGTAGCAGGTGAACCCCCCGTTCAGGACGATGACTCTGAAGAACCTCCTGTAGAAGATGACCCCCCCGTTGAGGACGATGACTCTGAAGAACCTCCGGTAGAAGATGAGGAGGACGAAGAACCTCCCGTTGAGGACGAGGAGGAAGATGAGGAAGATGAGGAGGATGAGGAGGATGAGGAAGAACCTCCCGTTGAAGACGAGGAGGAAGAACCTCCTGTTGGGGACGAGGAGGACGTCATCTCAGAACCCCTCCCCGCTGCAATTAGTACCACAGCAGTACAGTTCACCCCGACTACAGACGAAGCCACTCTGGCCGCATCCAACGCACAACGGCTAACCTTGGGAAGTCAAACCATCTATATTGGCTATTGGCAGAAAACTGGCATCAACCAAGACCCGATTATCGCCAGTTTTGACAGCGAAAACCCGGCTAATAACTGGGTTCGCACCGATTACGAGTCCACCGGTGCTGACGGACGAGGCTATGGACTCTTCTGGGATGGCCAGAATCTTTACGCTACTTTCAGTACCGACGGAACCCAGGGAGATCCTAGTCAAGATTGGCGACGGGCCACAGGAGGTGCCACTCAGCAGTGGTTACGGAGTTACGGAAGTGGCACAGGGAAAGTAGCAGTTTTAGGTCGCATTGACCCCAGTACCGGAGACCTTCTCGATGCCGCCTTCCTCTCATCGCGGTTAAATGAGGAGGGTCGGATCAATAGCCTGCAAATCACCGACATCACCACTAATGAGGCGGGAAATCTTGTGGTGAGTGCAAACTCCTGGTTTTCTCCCCGTAATCCTGATGGTTCTCGGATGACTCAAGTGGATGATACTCTCTCGTCCCCCTTTGATTACACCGTGGAGATTACACCCGATTTGAATACTGTCATCAGTACTTCAGCCGTGGGTTGGGCATAG
- a CDS encoding 2-phosphosulfolactate phosphatase family protein encodes MKVYCYHTPELTPIEPTPACAVAIDVLRATTTIATVLAAGAEAVQAFSDIDKLMAVSESWDPSKRLRAGERGGAKVEGCDFGNSPLEYKRDHVLGCRLFLSTTNGTRALQRVEAAPILLTAALVNRRAVVEFLAQTQPETVYLVGSGWQGSYSLEDTVCAGAIIASLVESGSFNLAELAGNDETVAALALYEQWRDRLVDLMAIASHGQRLLRLNCNADLEYCAQEDILDVLPRQQTPGVLTAHA; translated from the coding sequence GTGAAGGTTTACTGTTATCACACTCCCGAACTCACCCCGATTGAACCCACCCCCGCCTGTGCGGTGGCCATTGATGTTCTACGGGCCACCACCACCATCGCCACGGTTCTCGCGGCTGGGGCCGAGGCGGTGCAAGCGTTTAGCGATATTGATAAACTCATGGCCGTCAGCGAAAGCTGGGACCCCTCGAAACGCCTACGGGCCGGGGAACGGGGTGGTGCGAAGGTGGAGGGCTGCGATTTTGGCAACTCTCCCCTGGAATATAAGCGCGATCACGTCTTAGGCTGTCGTCTGTTCCTGAGTACCACCAACGGAACTCGGGCCCTGCAACGGGTGGAAGCGGCGCCGATTCTGCTGACAGCGGCTTTAGTCAATCGCCGGGCGGTGGTGGAGTTTTTGGCCCAGACGCAACCGGAAACGGTCTATTTAGTCGGTTCCGGTTGGCAAGGGAGTTACTCCTTAGAGGATACCGTCTGTGCCGGGGCAATTATCGCCAGTCTTGTGGAATCGGGGTCTTTTAACCTGGCAGAACTGGCGGGAAATGATGAAACTGTAGCCGCTTTGGCGTTATATGAGCAATGGCGCGATCGCCTGGTGGACTTGATGGCGATCGCCAGTCACGGCCAGCGACTGTTGCGGCTCAACTGTAACGCCGATTTGGAGTATTGCGCCCAGGAAGATATCCTCGATGTCTTACCCCGACAGCAAACCCCGGGTGTTTTGACTGCCCACGCCTAG
- a CDS encoding shikimate kinase translates to MSAKDLLQGLNIYLVGMMGSGKSTTGTHLARQLRYRYFDTDSLIEQVAGQSVSEIFAQEGEATFRKLESQVLSQLSAYQRSVISTGGGIVVDLNNWSFLRYGLVIWLDVTPAVLIQRLQDDESRPLLQTDDPLKTLQEILEERRSRYEQADLRIEVASGDSPESVSDRIIAAIPEVLKTRSTPPDGRTNGTNP, encoded by the coding sequence ATGTCCGCGAAAGACCTTCTGCAAGGACTCAACATCTATCTCGTCGGGATGATGGGGTCTGGGAAAAGTACCACCGGAACCCACCTGGCGCGTCAGCTTCGCTATCGTTATTTTGATACTGACAGCCTCATTGAACAGGTTGCAGGACAGTCGGTGAGTGAGATTTTTGCCCAAGAGGGGGAAGCAACTTTCCGAAAACTGGAATCTCAAGTTCTCTCGCAACTGTCGGCTTACCAGCGTTCGGTCATCTCCACAGGGGGCGGAATTGTGGTGGATTTAAATAACTGGAGTTTCCTCCGCTATGGTTTAGTGATCTGGTTGGATGTGACGCCAGCGGTGTTAATCCAACGTCTCCAAGATGATGAGAGTCGCCCTCTGTTGCAAACTGATGATCCTCTCAAAACCCTGCAAGAGATACTAGAGGAACGGCGATCGCGCTATGAACAGGCGGATTTACGCATTGAGGTCGCCTCGGGGGATAGCCCGGAATCGGTGAGCGATCGCATCATCGCCGCCATTCCCGAGGTCTTAAAAACTCGCTCGACACCCCCCGATGGGAGGACGAATGGGACTAACCCTTAA
- a CDS encoding SAM-dependent methyltransferase, with amino-acid sequence MGLTLKQVVPWGRSLADYRQMFALTDLDLEASILDCAGGPSSFNAEATAQGTSVISCDPIYQFSVEEIQQRIQDTYPQIIAALEDNRDRFVWDQFTSPHHLGEVRLATMDRFLEDFPQGIQQNRYLTQTLPQLPFKTGEFDLALCGHLLFSYSQQLDLEFHLNAIQELARVAREVRIFPIVTNFAGDISPHLTPILEQLPQAGYHLTVETVPYEFQRGGNELLRVVPPHFP; translated from the coding sequence ATGGGACTAACCCTTAAACAGGTGGTTCCCTGGGGGCGATCGCTGGCCGACTACCGCCAGATGTTCGCCCTCACGGACCTAGATTTAGAAGCTTCAATTCTCGACTGTGCCGGGGGTCCCTCCAGTTTCAACGCCGAAGCCACGGCCCAGGGAACCTCAGTCATCTCCTGTGATCCCATCTATCAGTTCTCCGTCGAGGAGATTCAGCAACGGATTCAGGACACCTATCCCCAAATTATCGCCGCCCTCGAAGACAACCGCGATCGCTTTGTCTGGGACCAGTTCACCAGCCCCCATCATCTGGGGGAAGTCCGCCTAGCCACCATGGATCGCTTTCTGGAGGATTTCCCTCAAGGAATCCAGCAAAACCGCTATCTAACCCAGACTCTCCCCCAACTCCCCTTCAAAACCGGTGAATTTGACCTGGCCCTCTGTGGCCATCTCTTATTTAGCTATTCCCAACAGCTGGACTTAGAGTTTCACCTCAACGCCATCCAAGAATTGGCCCGCGTCGCCCGAGAGGTGCGAATTTTCCCAATTGTGACCAACTTCGCCGGTGATATTTCCCCCCACCTGACCCCCATTTTGGAACAACTCCCCCAAGCGGGCTATCATCTGACGGTGGAAACAGTCCCCTACGAGTTTCAGCGGGGTGGAAACGAACTGTTAAGGGTGGTCCCGCCCCATTTCCCCTAA
- the argB gene encoding acetylglutamate kinase, with protein MANERKDLQDADATRVKVLSEALPYIQQFAGRTVVIKYGGAAMKDSQLKDKVVRDIVFLSCVGLRPVVVHGGGPEINTWLEKLNIEPQFKDGLRVTDAPTMDVVEMVLVGRVNKELVGLINAAGGQAVGLCGKDGNLIQARPQGKEGIGFVGEVASVNPSVIESLVESGYVPVVSSVAADETGQAYNVNADTVAGEIAAALGAEKLILLTDTAGILRDYHDPSTLIYSLNIQEARQLIEDGVVAGGMIPKVNCCVRSLAQGVGAAHILDGRIPHALLLEIFTDSGIGSMIVASDYTRSIWELNS; from the coding sequence ATGGCCAACGAACGTAAAGACCTCCAAGACGCCGACGCAACCCGAGTTAAGGTTCTCAGTGAAGCCCTTCCCTATATTCAGCAGTTCGCGGGACGCACCGTGGTGATTAAGTATGGCGGGGCGGCCATGAAGGATTCCCAACTGAAAGACAAAGTGGTTCGCGACATCGTGTTCCTCTCCTGTGTAGGCTTACGGCCGGTGGTGGTTCATGGTGGCGGTCCGGAAATCAACACCTGGCTGGAAAAACTCAACATCGAACCGCAATTTAAGGATGGCCTGCGGGTAACCGATGCCCCAACCATGGATGTGGTGGAAATGGTGTTGGTGGGACGGGTGAATAAGGAACTCGTCGGCCTGATTAATGCGGCTGGGGGCCAAGCGGTGGGACTCTGCGGTAAGGATGGTAATTTGATTCAGGCCCGTCCCCAGGGTAAGGAGGGGATTGGTTTTGTGGGAGAGGTGGCCTCGGTGAATCCGTCCGTGATTGAGTCTCTGGTGGAAAGTGGCTATGTCCCGGTGGTGTCCAGTGTGGCGGCGGATGAGACGGGCCAGGCTTATAACGTCAATGCGGATACGGTGGCTGGGGAGATTGCGGCGGCCTTGGGGGCGGAAAAACTGATTCTGTTGACGGATACCGCTGGGATTCTCCGGGATTATCATGACCCCAGTACGCTGATTTATAGTTTGAACATTCAGGAAGCCCGTCAGTTGATTGAGGATGGTGTTGTGGCGGGGGGGATGATTCCTAAGGTCAATTGTTGTGTGCGATCGCTGGCCCAAGGGGTGGGGGCGGCCCATATTTTGGATGGTCGTATCCCCCATGCGTTACTCTTGGAAATTTTCACGGATTCGGGAATTGGGTCGATGATTGTGGCGTCGGATTATACTCGTTCGATTTGGGAGTTGAATAGTTAG